In Papaver somniferum cultivar HN1 chromosome 1, ASM357369v1, whole genome shotgun sequence, a genomic segment contains:
- the LOC113328441 gene encoding major pollen allergen Ole e 10-like, producing MERRSQNLKSTSTLLLLIMFMVHLLVSTAEAADFAIPVTTFSPPEGNTTFLDGTTWCIAKPGVSQVDLQIALDWACGLGSTDCSPIRSDGPCFKPDTLLSHASYAFNSYYQVNGNNDVACTFGGTATLTKNNPSYGKCIYASSRPDSSSTFLSQNTSFLWLPILCLILLVVRN from the exons ATGGAAAGAAGATCACAGAATTTGAAGAGTACTAGTACGTTGCTGCTGTTGATCATGTTCATGGTTCATCTTCTTG TTTCTACAGCTGAGGCGGCAGATTTTGCGATTCCGGTCACAACCTTCTCGCCACCAGAGGGCAACACGACGTTTTTGGATGGTACGACATGGTGCATTGCTAAGCCAGGGGTGTCACAGGTTGATTTGCAAATAGCACTGGACTGGGCCTGTGGATTGGGATCAACTGACTGTAGTCCTATTCGATCCGATGGGCCTTGTTTTAAACCAGATACTCTACTCTCTCATGCTTCTTATGCATTCAACAGCTATTACCAAGTGAATGGGAATAATGATGTTGCTTGCACTTTTGGTGGAACAGCTACTCTTACTAAAAACAATCCAA GTTACGGAAAGTGTATTTACGCCTCATCACG GCCGGACTCTTCCTCTACGTTTCTTTCACAAAATACGAGTTTTTTGTGGTTGCCAATTTTATGTCTTATACTGTTGGTTGTAAGAAATTGA